The Deltaproteobacteria bacterium region CCCAGACAGCTTTGCTTCTGTGCAGCGCGACTACGATGGTTCGCCGATGATTTCCGATATCCTGCCAGATGATTTCTATCTTCAGATGGCGCGGGCACTGGGTGAGCACAATGATGGCTGTATCCAGCTCACGCAGGCGAGTGCGGCGATTCATAATCCAGAACGCGGCCCGAAATATGACTTCGATTTTAATGCCCGTTTGTCGGAAGAGAGTGGCCGACCAGTGTTGTACAACGCCATTGCGATTAACGACAAATATCCTGAGATGTTCCGCTCGCAACTCAAGTGGGTAGAAGAGGCCAATAGAAAAGGCATTCAGGTGTTTGCCCAGACCGCCTCGCGGCTGGCGACGAACCTCTCATTCACCTTTGAAGATTGGAACCTGTTCGACAACAGCGCAGTCTGGCGTGATGCGACCCTGGGCACGTTAGAAGAGAAGAAAGCCAAGCTGGCGAACCCTGGTATCCGGAAAGCCATCCGCGACGAGTACGACTCCGGCACAGTACCGATCGAAATCTTTGGTGAAGTGCCCAACTACACGCTCATCTCTACACAGAGTGCGCAGTACAAAAAGTATGAGAACATGACGATCAAAGAGATCGCCCAGCGCGAGAACAAGCACGTGCTGGATGCGATGCTCGATATCTCAGTGGCGGACGGACTGAAGACCGAGTGGCGTACTGACGTTATCAATCGCAATGAGAACTACACTCGCGAAGTGCTGAACTCACCGTACACCGTGCCAGGCGTGTCTGATGGTGGCGCGCATCTGAAGTTCATCGTTGCTGGTGCCTATCCGACGGAATTGCTCACCTGGATGGTGCGTGATGCCAACATGATCTCGTTAGAAGAAGCGCATTTCCGACTCAGTGCGTTGCCCGCGTGGTCGGCTGGCTTCAAGGATCGTGGAGTGCTCCGTGAAGGCTTGGCGGCGGACATCGTGGTATATGATTTGGCGAATCTGAAATCAGGACCCTGGGAGGTGCTCCAT contains the following coding sequences:
- a CDS encoding amidohydrolase family protein; this translates as MPQFDTIIRGGTIVDGTRVPRYKADIGIKNGKIAQIGRLNASDAAKVIDATGLVVAPGFIDLHCHYDAQLHWDPYCTMGSWHGVTSVTNGNCGFGFAPVFPRDAERAMRSMERNEAIPFRTMQASMAFDWETFPQWMNHIDRMPLGINISQLVPVTPLVAYAMGGFAEAKKRLPNEQEVHKTIQLFHEAMQAGAVGWGAQRLFPDSFASVQRDYDGSPMISDILPDDFYLQMARALGEHNDGCIQLTQASAAIHNPERGPKYDFDFNARLSEESGRPVLYNAIAINDKYPEMFRSQLKWVEEANRKGIQVFAQTASRLATNLSFTFEDWNLFDNSAVWRDATLGTLEEKKAKLANPGIRKAIRDEYDSGTVPIEIFGEVPNYTLISTQSAQYKKYENMTIKEIAQRENKHVLDAMLDISVADGLKTEWRTDVINRNENYTREVLNSPYTVPGVSDGGAHLKFIVAGAYPTELLTWMVRDANMISLEEAHFRLSALPAWSAGFKDRGVLREGLAADIVVYDLANLKSGPWEVLHDLPANEWRRVVKPEGYRYIMVNGGVTFEDGKCTGATTGKLLRHGRAA